The Hugenholtzia roseola DSM 9546 sequence CGTATCAGTTTATTTTCCATTGGCTTTTTGTTTTTTTAAATGACAATCATTTGTGAGGACACAAGCAACGGCGATTTTAAAACAAACCATCTTTTGTTTCCCCCGCTTGCTCCATTTTCTTTTTAGGCAACACATTTTGATAGGCGCGATAAATGGCATCAGGCAAGGCGCACAATTCTATCAAATCTGCGACCTCTTCAAAATCAGAATCATAGGCATACGAACCCTGACTAAAAACATAAACTTTCACCAAAAGACCCAAATCTGTATGCAGTTGCTCGATGATAGGAATGGCATCAGGAATAAAGTCGTCGGAATAGATTATCAGAAAACAAGCCGCTTGCTCTGCAAAAATACGCATCGAATCGCCTGCCGCATAGTCTTGCGTAATTTCAACATAACAATTTTCCTTGATGCAAAGCAGGTGAGTAGCCTCCATAGTCAAGCGTTTTTTATTCTCAACGGTCTCTTCCCTACCCACAAAATCACAGACATAATAACGCAAATTGTTCTCTTTCAGACCCGCTACTGCCGCACCTTTGGGTGTAGTATAGCCTTCTATTACTTTTTTGTTGCGGATATAGGTTACTTCTTCGCAAATATTATTTTCGTTGTTCGTAACCAAAATGCACTGACGATTGCCCCCATCTTCCGCATTGAGTTGCATCACAGCATGCATAGTCGTTCCCGAACCCGCGAAAAAATCAAGAATTTTGGAATTGGGTTTGGAGGAAATTTTCAAAATTCTGTCAAGCAATCCTAATGGTTTTGGGTTTGTAAATACTTTATTTCCAAATATTTGTTCTAATTGTTGTGTTCCGTTAGTTGTTGTGTCAATGTCATACCAAATACTTATGGGCGTTGTACCTTTTTTTTCGGCAAAATCTAAAAATCTTTTTAATTGAGGCTTACTATCGCCTTTTTTTCCAAAAATAATTCGTTTATCTTCTAATAATTTTAAATACTCTTCTTCTGTTGTTCGCCAACATCTTCCTTTTGGTGGCAAAAACTCTTTTCCATTGAAAGGATTTTTTATAACATAAGTTAAATTAGGTCTTATGTTCGGAGCATCAAAAGGGTCTGCAACCCAAGCACCTCTTGAATCATTATCAGGATTTTCAAATTTTTCTTTGGATATTGGTAATCTTACATCATTTTTATCTAATAATGATATATTTTTTGCATAAAAAAGAGTGTAATTATGATTTAAAGAAATAAAAGTATCATTTGAAACAGATTTTCTTGATTGCCAAATTATATCACTTACAAAATTATTTTCCCCAAAAATTTCATCACACAGGAGTTTGAGTTGTGCTTGTTCGTTGTCATCTATGGAGATAAAAATAACGCCTTTTTCGTTTAGCAGTTCTTTGGCAATTTTAAGCCTTTTTTGCATAAAAGAAAGCCAAGCGGAGTGCCTGAAAGTGTCTTCTTTGTCAATAAATTTGTCGTTGTATCTAAAATCCTTATTTCCAGTGTTGTAAGGCGGGTCTATATAAATTACGTCGATGGCGTTTTGGTGCGTAAAACTAAGGGCAGTAAGGGCGTGCAGGTTGTCGCCTTCTATCAAGATATGGTTTGGGATTTGTTTTGTAGGGTCGAAAAGTTGTGTATTGGGCAAATTTTTACTCAAAATTTCCCTTTCTTTCATTTCCCTAAAAATGGGCAGTTCGTTTTGTAGGCGTATTTCTACATCTTCGGGCTTTTCTTCCCAGACAAGTCCG is a genomic window containing:
- a CDS encoding site-specific DNA-methyltransferase; its protein translation is MDKIALKAKLNTLENLSNEEKAYLLALIESKTYGLVWEEKPEDVEIRLQNELPIFREMKEREILSKNLPNTQLFDPTKQIPNHILIEGDNLHALTALSFTHQNAIDVIYIDPPYNTGNKDFRYNDKFIDKEDTFRHSAWLSFMQKRLKIAKELLNEKGVIFISIDDNEQAQLKLLCDEIFGENNFVSDIIWQSRKSVSNDTFISLNHNYTLFYAKNISLLDKNDVRLPISKEKFENPDNDSRGAWVADPFDAPNIRPNLTYVIKNPFNGKEFLPPKGRCWRTTEEEYLKLLEDKRIIFGKKGDSKPQLKRFLDFAEKKGTTPISIWYDIDTTTNGTQQLEQIFGNKVFTNPKPLGLLDRILKISSKPNSKILDFFAGSGTTMHAVMQLNAEDGGNRQCILVTNNENNICEEVTYIRNKKVIEGYTTPKGAAVAGLKENNLRYYVCDFVGREETVENKKRLTMEATHLLCIKENCYVEITQDYAAGDSMRIFAEQAACFLIIYSDDFIPDAIPIIEQLHTDLGLLVKVYVFSQGSYAYDSDFEEVADLIELCALPDAIYRAYQNVLPKKKMEQAGETKDGLF